Below is a genomic region from Methanococcus maripaludis.
CTGTTGAAAAAGCTATTGAAGGTTACCACCACCAATATGCGGAAGTAATTATGAGAGCTTACGACATATGAGCTTCATGTGCTACGCACGTCATCGTAAAAGATGAACAGACTAAAAACGTTGTTGAAATAAGAGAATTCTAAATTCCTGAAAAGGAAAGTCTCAGAAAGGGAACCTTAATGGACCTCAAGAGACAAAATTTAACTCACGGTAATCAAAAAAATCATTTCAACGGTTATTGATATGGAATATAAACTAACCCCTTCTTACCTTTTAAAGGAAAATATGGTTCTTGCATGCGGAAATATCCTATTTGCAGACGATGGATTCAGTGTCCATGTAATCGAAAAATTACAGGAATTATTAACTGAAGAAGAAAAGGAAAATATTGCACTGGTAGATGCCGGAGCAGGTGCTCCACAACAGGTGCTCACTTTAATCGACGGTGAATCTAAGACTAAACGAATTATAGTCGTAGATATTATAGATTACGGACTAGAACCGGGAGAAATTAAAATACTTACTATGGATGACCTTCCAAAACCAGAACACACAAAAGTTGATAGTCATGACTGGCCGCTCTCTACTACGATGTATAGGGTATTTAGAGATGCACCTCATGAAATAGACTTTAAAGTTGTTGGTTGTCAGAAAAAGTACGTTTCAGAACCTGATGTAGTACTTGAACTGTCAGAAGAAGTCCAAAATGCAGTAGATGTAGCCGTAGACATAGTACTTTCCGAATTAAGGGGAAAACCAATCAACTAAGGGAGGAGAATATCATGGTAAAAGTTGCTCACGTGCAATTAAGTAGCTGCTGTGGGTGTCTAGTTTCCCTTGCAGACACCTATGAAAAGCTTTTAGATGTTTTAGGAGCTATAGATTTAGTTTACTCCCAGACTCTTGCTGATGTGAGAGAAGTTCCTGACGATGTAGACATAATCTTACTCGAAGGTAGCGTTTGTTTAAGCGACCACCACGCAATGGAAGTTGCACTTGATTCTAGGAAAAAAGCAAAAATATTAGTTGCTTTAGGAGCTTGTGCTGCTACTGGAAATGTTACAAGATTTTCAAAAGGAAATCAGCCTTCAAAACCAGTTCACGATGCATTTGCACCATTAACAGAAGTTGTAAAATGTGACTTGGCAATCCCAGGATGTCCACCATCACCAGAATCTATAGTTGCAGTAGTTTTGGCGGCATTAAACGGAGATATGGAATACTTAGAACCATATGCAGAACTTGCAAAATATGGATCAGAAGCTTGTGGATGCGATTTAATTACAAAAGTAATTAATAAATCACTCTGTATGGGATGCGGTTCATGTGCAGCAGCTTGCCCTACAAGAGCAGTATCTATGGATGCAGGAAGACCATTAGTTGACAAGGAAATCTGTATAAAATGTGGCTCATGTTCAGTTCAGTGCCCAAGAATTAGATTCCCTGAATTAATTGAAAAAATAGAATAATTGCAATTATGGAAAATAAAAAAAGGTGATTAGATGGATCCCTTTGGAACATATATAAAAGCAGTCTCCGCAAGAGCTGCAGACAAAGAAATCCTTAAGAAAGCACAAGATGGAGGTATCGTTTCTGCCGCATACATTTACGGTTTAGAAAGCGGACTCCTCGATGGTGTAATTATTGCAGACAAAGAAGATGGATTCGCAGCAGCTCCAAAAGTTGCTACAACAAGAGAAGAAATCTTAAGCGCTGCAGGAACTAAATATACCGTATGTTCTAACCTTTCAGTAGTAAAAAGTGCTGTAAGAGAATACGGATGTGAAAAAGTCGGATTTGTTGGAACTCCTTGCCAAGTCCGATCAATCAGAAAAGCAATAAAATACCCTGTTGGATACAGACACGTTCCAGACAAGATTGCATTAATTATGGGTATCTTCTGTATGGAAAACTTCCCATACAACGGTATGAAAGCAATTGTTGAAGAACACTGTGGTATCAAAATGGACGATGTTGTAAAAACCGACATCGGAAAAGGTAAATTCTGGGTTTACTCAAAATGGGGAGACGTAAAAACAGTTCCATTAAAAGACACCCACCCATACGAGCAAATGTCATGCCACGTATGTATGGACTATACAGCAGAACTTGCAGATATCTCAACAGGATCAGTAGGAAGCCCAGATGGATGGAGCACAATCTTTGTTAGAACTGCAAAAGGAGAAGAGTACCTAAACAAAATGGTTGAAGCAGGCGCTATTGAAACAAAAGACATAGACGCTGTAAAACCAGGTTTAGACTTAGTACAAAAACTCGCTCTCTCCAAAAAAGAGAAAAATGCAAAAGAAGTAGAACACAGGAAAGAAATTGGTTTACCAGTTCCATACTAACTTCTTAAACTTTTTTTATTATTTTTAGATAAATTTTCGACAATTATATCATCTAGTTTTTTCATAAGTATTTTTATCATTTTAACTTGTTCTGGGGGATCTACGTGAACGTGAGACTCATCGAATGCTATGTTCCAAAAAAAATATATTCTGGATATGAAGAATCGCTTGAAAATAATCTTGAAAATATCATCTGGCATAGCGTTTGCGAAGAATCAAATCATACTGTAATCAGATTAATTACTGAAACAGAACATGTTGAAAAAGTAATCGATGTCCTTTCATCAAAATATGGCGGATCAAACTTCAGAATTATTGTAACTGAACCAACAGCAACAATTCCAGAAATTAAAAAAGAAGAAAAAGTGGAAGTTGAAGATAAAACTCCAAAAAGAGTTTCAAGACATGAAATAATTGGAAAAATAGGGGATGTATCTCACCTTTCAAAAGAATACTATTCATTATTATTTTTAGCAGCAGTTGTTGCCTCAATTGGGATATGGTTGGATGATGTTGCGTTGATAATTGGTTCAATGATAATTGCACCTTTTTTAAGCCCGATGATTTCATTCACATTTTCAGTTGCTGTTATGGATTTAGCTTTTGCAAAAAAATCATTGAAAAACCTTCTTTTAGGAATTCTGACTGTACTTATATTTTCATTTGTTATAGGAACTTTCCTGCACGTAAGCCCTGAAAGCCCACAAATTGCATCCAGAATGAATTTAGGATTACAAAATATCGCAATTGCACTTTCAGCAGGTTTTGTTGGTACTCTTTCAATGTTAATTCCTGAAATTTCCTCAACTGTTGTTGGAGTTATGATTGCAGTTGCACTGATGCCGCCACTGGTTGCGTTTGGATTGATGCTTGGCTCAGGATATTACATAGAATCAATCCCAATTTTGATATTATTTATCGTAAATATAATCTCTGTTAATTTTGCATCTGCATTTTTATTCTACCTTTATGGAATAACCCCCTACAAATGGTGGGAAATTGAAAAAGCAAGAAAATTAGCAATTTTTAGTATCATATTTTGGTTTTTAAATCTCGTAATTCTTACAAGTATTATCCTAACTTTTGGAAATGGAAATTTGAAAATAATATAAATCCGTAGAAAAATAAAATAAATTAATGTAAATAAATTTGGGGGGGCATTATGAAGAGAAATCCTGTGGTTGCAGGGATGTTTTATCCTGCTGACTACCACGAATTACTTGAGATGATTGAATACTGCTATTTAAGTCCGAGAGGCCCTAAAGAACTTCCTTCAAAACGGGGAAACTACACAAAACCGCTTGGAATCGTATCACCACATGCAGGATATATTTATTCCGGGCCTGTTGCAGCACACGGCTACAAAAAAATATCTGAAAATGTAAGCGGGGAAGTTACTGCAATAATTCTTGGTCCAAACCATACAGGACTTGGTTCTGGAATTTCCACAATGAAAGGAATCTGGAAAACACCTTTTGGAGATATGGAAATCGATAATGAATTTGCTGATAAGCTGTGGAAAGAATGCGATGTTTTAGATTTAGATGAAAATTCGCATTTGAGAGAGCATTCAATTGAAGTTCAACTTCCATTTTTAAAGCATCTTGAAGAATTAAACATTGCAAAATTCAAGTTTGTTCCGATATGCATGATGATGCAGGATTATGAAACTTCCATGGATGTAGGATACTTTATTGCAAAAGTTGCCAAAGAAATGAATAGAAAAATTATAATAATTGCATCTACGGACTTTTCACACTATGAACCACAGGAATCTGCTTCAAAAAAAGATGCACTCGTTATAAAAGACATTTTGGAATTAAATGATGAAGAGATATTTACCGATGTTGTAACACACAATATAAGCATGTGCGGATACGGGCCAGTTATTGCAATGGTTAAAGCAATGAAAGATTTGGGTGCGACGAACTCAAATTTACTTTATTATTCAACTTCTGGAGATGTTACGAAAGACTATTCTGAAGTTGTTGGATATGCTTCGATACTGGTAAAATAAGTTTTAAAAGAGATAGTATCATAATAAACTAATAAAATTAGTTAGATTTTAAATAATCTTCAAGTTCCTTTTTTAAATCGTTTACAGAAGGTACCGTTCCTTCAAATATGATATCTTCATCAAATGCAACTGCTGGAGCCATCAATACCCATTCAGAAATTTCTTTTATATCGGTTATTTTCACAATTTCTGCATCGATTTTCAATTCATGAACTGCTTTTTTAACGTTTTCGTACGTTTCATTGCATTTTGAACATCCCATGCCAAACACTCTTATTTTCACAAAACCACCTTAAAAATTTTTGATAAGTCAAATTATTCTTTAAATAAAATTAATTTTGTAAAATTTTTATATGTTTTGGAATTTTTTGAACAAATAATAATGAAATTACACTAAATACTGCACCCATAACAAATGGGGTCTTCCAGTTCGTCATCCACATAATTCCGCCAACTACGGGAATTATAACTGCTGAAATATGATTTATTGCGAATCCAACGCCCATTGAGGGTGCGATATCTTCTGAATCCGCAGTTTTTTGAAAGTATGTATTGATCCCGATTGCAAAACTGAATACGATGTGGTCGATTATGTAGAGTAAAACTGCGATATTTCTATTTTCGATAAAGGCATACCCTAAGAACACGAATGTCAATGTTAAATATTCTATCGTGAGCATTTTCCGCTCCCCTAATTTATTTATTCCCTCTGCAACCTTTGGAGCCGTGAAATAAATCAGTAAATTATTCAAAACAAATAAAACTGCAACTTCTGAAACACTGAATCCATAGTTTTGAACCAACAAAAATACTGCAAATGCAATGAAGATCTGCCTTCTTGCACCACTTAAGAAGTTTAAAACGTAATATAACCAGTATTTTTTCTTTACAACCATTCCCTTTCTCTGAGGAACCGTTTTTTTGAATATTGGATTTTTAAAAAGTGAATAAACCCCAATTACCATTATAATTATTCCATAAATTAGATAATTTGACCATATTGGTAATAATTTAACACTCATCCATATGAAAAATCCTGCAATAATACTTGCAATTGCACCGTAGCTACTAAATCTTCCAAAAACTACCGGAGCTTCTGATTTATTAAAATGCTGTAACGTGAGTGATTTGTTGGTTGTTTCGAAATAGTGAAATCCAATCGACATTAAAAACGTCGTAATTATAAGGCCTTGAACCGTTGGAAATAATCCTGTTATTGCAACACCAAAACCCATCAATATTGTTGAAAGAGCTGAAAGTCTGTGTTCTTTTATTACTAATAATACATAAATTACAAGAAACGTTAAAAATCCAGGTATTTCCCTAATTGACTGGATTAAACCCATTTGAAAACCGTTTATCCCTACAACGTCTACGGCAAAATTGTTAAAAAGTGTCCCCCAGACTTGATGAGAAATTGCTGCGGCAATTATCAGGAAAAAAAGGTACTCATACATTGGATTTTTTTTGATTTCTATCATCGATACACCGATTGTTTAAGAATAAATTATATTTTAAAAGTTATTTTCGGGATTTTAATATTTATACTAAATCATTAATTCGGGTTTTCGGATATAATGTATTACCAGTTATTTTCTTACTCTGCGCCTTCCTTTAAGTCCTGAAACATCTATTTCCATTTTTGTATCACAAACATCGCAATTTGGAAGTTCAACTTCTGAAGCTTTGCAAATACAAACATCCACTTGGTAAGTCCTTCTTTTATTGCATTTTGGGCACTGTAAATTCCACGTGAGCATACTACCACCTTATTAATAATATAATTCAAAACAGGGAATATTTATAACTATCAATATATCGATTAATCTTAATATATTTAAAAAACATTTGAATATATGGATTAAACTTTGGAAAATAAAAATAAAAAAGTGTTTTAAAGGTATTTCTGAACGAATAATTCAGCATTTAATACACTTGCTCCTGCAGCTCCCCTTATGGTGTTGTGTTCGAGTGCGGTGTATTTTACATTGAAGATCGGGTCTTTTCTAACTCTTCCAACAACAATTGACATTCCATTTCCAGTATTTCTGTCGAGTCTTGGTTGAGGTCTGTCATTTTCGCCCCTTAAAACAATTGGTTTTGCGTAGCTTGGTAAATTTAAACCTTTTAAAGGATCAAACTCATTCATTACTTTTGCAATTTCTTCAGGAGTTGCTTCTTCAGTGGTTTTTACAAATATGCTCTCAGTGTGACCATCGATTACTGGAACCCTATTACAAGATACCCCAATTTTAAAGTTTCCGTTTTTAAAATTGTTTCCGTCCATGCTTCCAAGAATTTTTAATGATTCTGTTTGCATTTTTTCTTCTTCACCACCAATGTATGGCACCATATTGTCCAAAATTGCCATTGAAGGAACTCCGTCGTAACCTGCACCACTTACTGCTTGCATTGTGGTGATATTTACTAAATCAATTCCAAATTTATCCTGAATGGGTTTTAATGAAATTACCGCTGCAATTGTTGAACAGTTTGGATTTGTAATTATCGCACCATCTGAACACCTGTTGCTTTTTTGTACTTCGAGCATTCCAAAGTGTTCGTGGTTTACTTCTGGAACAATTAATGGAACATCTGCTTCCATTCTCATTGCTGAAGCGTTTGAAAATACGTATTTTCCTTTTTTAGCGAATTCTGGTTCGAGTGTTTTAGCAAGGTCAGCAGGTAGTGCTGAAAAAACAATATCAACTTCATCATAAGCCTTGTCGTTTGGATCGGTTGAAACAACGGTTGCGTTTGCAACGTCTTCAGGGATTGCTTCAGTCTGGTACCAGTAGCATGCATCTTTGTAAGTTTTTCCTGCGCTCCTTTGTGATGCACCAAGCGCTTCGAGTTCAAATATTGGGTGATTTTCTAGCATCTGGATAAATCTCTGTCCAACGTTTCCAGTAGCTCCCAAAATACCTACTTTTATGTTCATTCTCTCACCTTTTGGATAAAAATTATTGAAATAATGATTAAGAACGCTGTTTTTTAGTAAATAAATTAATAGGAATTATCCTTTTACAACTCCCATCGGTTTCATTTTTGCAACTTTCAAAGATATTCCTGAATCGTGGCATATTTCTGCAACATTTTCGATATCCTTGTAAGCTTCAGGACATTCTTCTGCAATGACCCCTTTTGAATCTGCCATCACCAAAATTCCTCTTTTTTGGAGTGCTTCCTGAACTTCAGCCCCGGTGTAGAGTTTAAGTGCTTTTACCCTACTTAATGCCCTTCCAGCACCGTGTGCAGTTGATCCAAACGTTTCTTCCATTGCTTTTTGAGTTCCGTGCATTAAATAAGACGCAGTGCCCATATCACCTGGAATTATTACTGGCTGTCCAATATTAGCGTAATCAGATGGAATCTCAGCATGACCTGGCCCAAATGCCCTTGTAGCACCTTTCCTGTGTACTACGACATTTTTCAATACTCCATCAACCAAATGCTGCTCTTTTTTAGCAATGTTATGTGCTACGTCATATATTATATCCATTTCTAAATCTTCCGCACTCGTTTTAAACACACTTTCAAAACTTTCCCTTATCCAGTGTGTGATTAACTGCCTGTTTGTCCAAGCGTAGTTTGCACCACAAGACATTGCTTTAAAGTATTTCTGACCTTCTTCCGAATTGATCGGAGCACATGCAAGCTGTCTGTCAGGTAATTTAATATTGTATTTTTTTGCAGCGTTTTCCATGTATCTTAAGTAATCTGCACATATCTGGTGTCCAAGACCTCTTGAACCGGTGTGGATCATTAAAACTACCTGCTCAGGAGAAACCCCGAATGTTTTTGCAGCAACTTCATCAAAAATTTCATCTACATACTGTATTTCTAAAAAGTGGTTCCCACTACCAAGTGATCCAAGTTGTGGAAGTCCTCTTTTTTTAGCATTGTCTGAAACGAGTGTTGGATCTGCTTCTTTCATTTTTCCATGTTCTTCGATATGGTTTATATCCCTATCCCAGCCATATCCTTCTTCAACAGCCCACGAAACTCCTTCTTCGAGTACATTGTCGATTTCGTCTTTTGTAATTCTTATTTTGCCCTTACTTCCAAGTCCTGAAGGAACATTTTTAAAAATTTCCGCCAATAATTCCTTTAACTTTGGAGTTACATCATTTCTCGTTAGATTTGTTTTTACGAGTCTCACACCACAATTAATATCAAAACCAACCCCGCCAGGGCTAATTACTCCGGTAAGTTCATCAAATGCAGCAACTCCCCCAATACAAAAACCATATCCGTAGTGGCAGTCGGGCATTGCAAGGGAGTACTTTTGAATTCCAGGAAGACACGCAACGTTTGCAATCTGCTCAAATACATCAGGTTCGAGATGTTCAAACAATACTTCGTCTAAATAGACGTTTCCAGGAACTCTCATACAATCTTTATAGCTTACGGGAAGCTGGTACGTTTTTTCAGCTATTTTAGTGACCGTAGATTTCATGATTTCACCGATAAAGAAATAATTTTAAAATCGATAATTCGTATTTTATATTTAAATAAAAGAATAATTCTATTTAATTAAAAACTTTATTACTCCAAAGTATTAATCTTTACCGTTTTTTGTATTTGGGTGAAAATAATGGCTTTTGAATTTACAATTTACGCAAAAGGGCACAAAAATATCAGTGCAAATCACAAAAGTACACTTGAAATTACAAAAGAAAACCATGTGACATGTACTGGTGACTGTATTGTTGGAATTTCTGCGGATAAATCAATGCTCGATTTTTCGGAAAGTTTTAAAGAAAATTTAAGAAATTCGGATAAAATCACTGTTGAAATTGAAGTTGAAGGGTTAAAAGAAGTAATTACTGGAAAAGGAAATCCAAAATTAACTTTTACCCACAAAACGGATATCGTAATTAGAACGAGTGATTTTTCATGCAGTAGAACATTAATGGTAAACGCAGATAAAGCTTCAAAAGACATAAACCGTGAAATAATCAATAAATTAAAAAAAGGAGCAGATTTAAAATTTAAAATAATTGTTGAATAAATTTATCCTATCAATTTTAAGATTTCTTTTAGTTTTTTGACGTCAACCTGGCCCGGAGCTGATGCTTTTCCTTCCATTGATGCGAAAGTGAGTATTGATCCGAAATCTAAACCCAAAATCCTTGTAAGTTTTCCAGATTCACCCATACCAATTGCAATTATTTTTCCAGCATATTTGTTCATTAAATTTAATATTTTTAGAGTGTCTTCTTTTGAATGTGCGAATGTTGCAAATTTTGCAATATCTCCAATTTTTAACTCTTTTTCAACTACTTCAATTAATTCATCGATTTCAGGAGTTTTTTCAAAATCGTGGTATGAAATAATAATTTTGGTATTTGAATTACTTTCATTTCTGTATTTTACAAGTTCCAAATTTCTTTCTTCTTTTAATTCAATATCTACAAATTTCGCATTGTTTTTTATCGCGTGTTTCAAAAGTTCAATTCTTTCATTGTCTGACTTTTTCCAATTTCCGCCTTCCCATTCTGCCCTTATTGTAATTATGGAAGGAACTTTTGAAAATTCTTCAATATCTTCAAAAGTTACATCTTTTAATAAATCTACCCTAAATTCAACGATATCTCCGTATTTTAAAGCTTCTTTTGCAGAATTAATTGCATCGCAAACATTCTCATCAATTACTGGAATACAGATCATGATTAACACCTATTCTCTATATTTTTTAGTTACAACTTCCCTAATCTTTTTAGCAGTTATCGGCCCAACCCCTTCAACAGCCTTCAATTCCGCTTCTGATGCAGTAAATATATCTTCAACCGAATTAAAGTTATCTAATAGGTTTTCAGCCATTACTGGCCCCACATCAGGAAGTCCCTCTACCAAAAATTTCTGACGCTCTTTTAAAGACATCGGCCTTTTTCCATATCTTATCGATATTTCTC
It encodes:
- a CDS encoding DUF371 domain-containing protein, with amino-acid sequence MAFEFTIYAKGHKNISANHKSTLEITKENHVTCTGDCIVGISADKSMLDFSESFKENLRNSDKITVEIEVEGLKEVITGKGNPKLTFTHKTDIVIRTSDFSCSRTLMVNADKASKDINREIINKLKKGADLKFKIIVE
- the frhB gene encoding coenzyme F420 hydrogenase subunit beta encodes the protein MDPFGTYIKAVSARAADKEILKKAQDGGIVSAAYIYGLESGLLDGVIIADKEDGFAAAPKVATTREEILSAAGTKYTVCSNLSVVKSAVREYGCEKVGFVGTPCQVRSIRKAIKYPVGYRHVPDKIALIMGIFCMENFPYNGMKAIVEEHCGIKMDDVVKTDIGKGKFWVYSKWGDVKTVPLKDTHPYEQMSCHVCMDYTAELADISTGSVGSPDGWSTIFVRTAKGEEYLNKMVEAGAIETKDIDAVKPGLDLVQKLALSKKEKNAKEVEHRKEIGLPVPY
- the frhG gene encoding coenzyme F420 hydrogenase subunit gamma: MVKVAHVQLSSCCGCLVSLADTYEKLLDVLGAIDLVYSQTLADVREVPDDVDIILLEGSVCLSDHHAMEVALDSRKKAKILVALGACAATGNVTRFSKGNQPSKPVHDAFAPLTEVVKCDLAIPGCPPSPESIVAVVLAALNGDMEYLEPYAELAKYGSEACGCDLITKVINKSLCMGCGSCAAACPTRAVSMDAGRPLVDKEICIKCGSCSVQCPRIRFPELIEKIE
- a CDS encoding TIGR00341 family protein, with the translated sequence MNVRLIECYVPKKIYSGYEESLENNLENIIWHSVCEESNHTVIRLITETEHVEKVIDVLSSKYGGSNFRIIVTEPTATIPEIKKEEKVEVEDKTPKRVSRHEIIGKIGDVSHLSKEYYSLLFLAAVVASIGIWLDDVALIIGSMIIAPFLSPMISFTFSVAVMDLAFAKKSLKNLLLGILTVLIFSFVIGTFLHVSPESPQIASRMNLGLQNIAIALSAGFVGTLSMLIPEISSTVVGVMIAVALMPPLVAFGLMLGSGYYIESIPILILFIVNIISVNFASAFLFYLYGITPYKWWEIEKARKLAIFSIIFWFLNLVILTSIILTFGNGNLKII
- the amrB gene encoding AmmeMemoRadiSam system protein B; its protein translation is MKRNPVVAGMFYPADYHELLEMIEYCYLSPRGPKELPSKRGNYTKPLGIVSPHAGYIYSGPVAAHGYKKISENVSGEVTAIILGPNHTGLGSGISTMKGIWKTPFGDMEIDNEFADKLWKECDVLDLDENSHLREHSIEVQLPFLKHLEELNIAKFKFVPICMMMQDYETSMDVGYFIAKVAKEMNRKIIIIASTDFSHYEPQESASKKDALVIKDILELNDEEIFTDVVTHNISMCGYGPVIAMVKAMKDLGATNSNLLYYSTSGDVTKDYSEVVGYASILVK
- a CDS encoding RtcB family protein, giving the protein MKSTVTKIAEKTYQLPVSYKDCMRVPGNVYLDEVLFEHLEPDVFEQIANVACLPGIQKYSLAMPDCHYGYGFCIGGVAAFDELTGVISPGGVGFDINCGVRLVKTNLTRNDVTPKLKELLAEIFKNVPSGLGSKGKIRITKDEIDNVLEEGVSWAVEEGYGWDRDINHIEEHGKMKEADPTLVSDNAKKRGLPQLGSLGSGNHFLEIQYVDEIFDEVAAKTFGVSPEQVVLMIHTGSRGLGHQICADYLRYMENAAKKYNIKLPDRQLACAPINSEEGQKYFKAMSCGANYAWTNRQLITHWIRESFESVFKTSAEDLEMDIIYDVAHNIAKKEQHLVDGVLKNVVVHRKGATRAFGPGHAEIPSDYANIGQPVIIPGDMGTASYLMHGTQKAMEETFGSTAHGAGRALSRVKALKLYTGAEVQEALQKRGILVMADSKGVIAEECPEAYKDIENVAEICHDSGISLKVAKMKPMGVVKG
- the aroD gene encoding type I 3-dehydroquinate dehydratase; amino-acid sequence: MICIPVIDENVCDAINSAKEALKYGDIVEFRVDLLKDVTFEDIEEFSKVPSIITIRAEWEGGNWKKSDNERIELLKHAIKNNAKFVDIELKEERNLELVKYRNESNSNTKIIISYHDFEKTPEIDELIEVVEKELKIGDIAKFATFAHSKEDTLKILNLMNKYAGKIIAIGMGESGKLTRILGLDFGSILTFASMEGKASAPGQVDVKKLKEILKLIG
- a CDS encoding MTH895/ArsE family thioredoxin-like protein; translated protein: MKIRVFGMGCSKCNETYENVKKAVHELKIDAEIVKITDIKEISEWVLMAPAVAFDEDIIFEGTVPSVNDLKKELEDYLKSN
- the asd gene encoding aspartate-semialdehyde dehydrogenase, with product MNIKVGILGATGNVGQRFIQMLENHPIFELEALGASQRSAGKTYKDACYWYQTEAIPEDVANATVVSTDPNDKAYDEVDIVFSALPADLAKTLEPEFAKKGKYVFSNASAMRMEADVPLIVPEVNHEHFGMLEVQKSNRCSDGAIITNPNCSTIAAVISLKPIQDKFGIDLVNITTMQAVSGAGYDGVPSMAILDNMVPYIGGEEEKMQTESLKILGSMDGNNFKNGNFKIGVSCNRVPVIDGHTESIFVKTTEEATPEEIAKVMNEFDPLKGLNLPSYAKPIVLRGENDRPQPRLDRNTGNGMSIVVGRVRKDPIFNVKYTALEHNTIRGAAGASVLNAELFVQKYL
- the frhD gene encoding coenzyme F420-reducing hydrogenase, FrhD protein, which translates into the protein MEYKLTPSYLLKENMVLACGNILFADDGFSVHVIEKLQELLTEEEKENIALVDAGAGAPQQVLTLIDGESKTKRIIVVDIIDYGLEPGEIKILTMDDLPKPEHTKVDSHDWPLSTTMYRVFRDAPHEIDFKVVGCQKKYVSEPDVVLELSEEVQNAVDVAVDIVLSELRGKPIN
- a CDS encoding MFS transporter, which encodes MIEIKKNPMYEYLFFLIIAAAISHQVWGTLFNNFAVDVVGINGFQMGLIQSIREIPGFLTFLVIYVLLVIKEHRLSALSTILMGFGVAITGLFPTVQGLIITTFLMSIGFHYFETTNKSLTLQHFNKSEAPVVFGRFSSYGAIASIIAGFFIWMSVKLLPIWSNYLIYGIIIMVIGVYSLFKNPIFKKTVPQRKGMVVKKKYWLYYVLNFLSGARRQIFIAFAVFLLVQNYGFSVSEVAVLFVLNNLLIYFTAPKVAEGINKLGERKMLTIEYLTLTFVFLGYAFIENRNIAVLLYIIDHIVFSFAIGINTYFQKTADSEDIAPSMGVGFAINHISAVIIPVVGGIMWMTNWKTPFVMGAVFSVISLLFVQKIPKHIKILQN